A stretch of Paludisphaera borealis DNA encodes these proteins:
- a CDS encoding class I SAM-dependent methyltransferase — protein MGTLKVELTKEKETLLITLFAKAMDSRAADSILGDRWADEAVGRLDYDFAKLKIKRDETIGIAMRAKHLDRWTSEFLVENPRGIVLNLGCGLDSRVYRLDPPAAVRWFDVDFPEVVELRRRLYPDRAGGRLIGTSVTDPNWIGALPSDGPALIVAEGLMPYLEEDDLRRLLERLTTHFPTGVLAFDGYSRLGLRFMKNLPCIQATGATFRWGIDDPCELEAMIPRLKLVEETAYYNPSVVARMSWTSRLLIRVWSCFPALRRIGRLLRYRF, from the coding sequence ATGGGAACGTTGAAGGTCGAGCTGACGAAGGAGAAGGAGACCCTCCTGATCACGCTCTTTGCGAAGGCGATGGATAGTCGCGCGGCCGATTCGATCCTGGGCGATCGGTGGGCCGACGAGGCGGTCGGCCGGCTCGATTACGATTTCGCGAAGCTGAAGATCAAGCGCGACGAGACGATCGGGATCGCCATGCGGGCGAAGCACCTCGATCGCTGGACCTCGGAGTTCCTCGTCGAGAACCCGAGGGGGATCGTCCTCAATCTGGGCTGCGGCCTCGACAGCCGGGTCTACCGGCTTGATCCCCCGGCGGCCGTCCGCTGGTTCGACGTCGACTTCCCGGAGGTCGTCGAACTTCGCCGCCGTCTCTATCCCGACCGCGCGGGGGGGCGCCTGATCGGTACGTCGGTGACCGACCCTAACTGGATCGGCGCGCTGCCGTCGGACGGCCCGGCGCTCATCGTCGCCGAGGGGCTCATGCCCTATCTGGAAGAAGACGACCTCAGGCGACTGCTGGAACGGCTCACCACGCACTTCCCGACGGGCGTCCTCGCGTTCGACGGATACAGCCGCCTGGGGCTCCGGTTCATGAAGAACCTCCCCTGCATCCAGGCGACCGGCGCGACCTTCCGCTGGGGGATCGACGACCCCTGTGAGCTTGAGGCGATGATCCCGCGCTTGAAGCTGGTTGAGGAGACGGCGTACTACAACCCATCGGTCGTCGCCCGCATGTCGTGGACCAGTCGACTCCTGATCCGCGTCTGGTCCTGCTTCCCCGCCCTGCGGCGCATCGGCCGGCTACTCCGCTACCGCTTCTAG
- the panE gene encoding 2-dehydropantoate 2-reductase yields the protein MRILVVGAGAIGGYFGGRLLEAGRDVTFLVRSARAARLAESGLSIRSAFGDVDWPAPPTITAGAIDEPFDLVLVSCKSYDLDGAIADFAPAVGPETAVVPLLNGLRHLDVLDARFGADRVLGGLCLISTKLDDAGRIAHLSDVHRLAFGARVPSQAKQVEAIAEAFAGATFESRASDDILLEMWEKWVFLATLAGVTCLMRASIGDVVAAEGADLAAAMLEECRAVADANGRPPRPSAFESARARLTAPGSHLTASMLTDLERGGRTEADHVLGDLLRRRPEAPAPDHSLLRLAYTALKAQEARAGRESWLSDA from the coding sequence ATGCGAATCCTGGTCGTCGGCGCCGGTGCGATCGGCGGGTATTTCGGGGGGCGGCTGCTGGAGGCGGGGCGGGACGTGACGTTCCTCGTTCGGTCGGCCAGGGCGGCGCGGCTGGCGGAGTCGGGGTTGTCGATCCGCAGCGCGTTCGGCGACGTCGACTGGCCCGCGCCGCCGACGATCACGGCGGGCGCGATCGACGAGCCGTTCGACCTCGTGCTCGTCAGTTGCAAATCGTACGACCTGGACGGGGCGATCGCCGACTTCGCGCCGGCGGTCGGGCCGGAGACCGCCGTCGTGCCGCTCCTTAACGGCCTGCGACATCTCGACGTCCTCGACGCTCGGTTCGGCGCGGACCGCGTGCTGGGGGGGCTCTGCCTGATCTCGACGAAGCTCGACGACGCCGGCCGGATCGCCCACCTCAGCGACGTTCACCGGCTGGCGTTCGGGGCCCGCGTCCCGTCCCAGGCGAAACAGGTCGAGGCGATCGCCGAAGCCTTCGCCGGCGCGACGTTCGAATCGCGGGCGAGCGACGACATTTTGCTTGAAATGTGGGAGAAATGGGTCTTCCTGGCCACGCTGGCCGGCGTCACCTGCCTGATGCGGGCGTCGATCGGCGACGTCGTCGCCGCGGAAGGGGCCGACCTGGCCGCGGCGATGCTGGAAGAATGCCGGGCCGTCGCTGACGCCAACGGCCGCCCCCCCCGCCCCTCGGCCTTCGAATCGGCCCGCGCCCGGCTCACCGCGCCGGGCTCGCACCTCACCGCGTCGATGCTGACCGACCTCGAACGCGGCGGCCGGACCGAAGCCGACCACGTCCTCGGCGACCTCCTCCGCCGCCGCCCGGAGGCTCCCGCGCCCGACCATTCGCTGCTCCGCCTCGCCTACACCGCACTCAAGGCTCAGGAAGCCCGCGCCGGGCGCGAGTCGTGGCTGTCCGACGCCTGA
- a CDS encoding DUF5615 family PIN-like protein: MPLAVYMDVHVPMSVTQSLRRRGLDVLTSQEDDTAAVDDQTLLARATDLGRVLFSQDQDFLSIAAEWQAAGRWFLGIVFAPQRGVSLGGLAADLELLLTCCDPQELANRVTYLPLK; this comes from the coding sequence TTGCCGCTGGCTGTCTATATGGATGTCCATGTGCCTATGTCGGTGACGCAGTCGCTGCGGAGGCGAGGGCTGGACGTGCTCACGAGCCAGGAAGACGACACCGCCGCCGTGGACGACCAGACGCTTCTTGCGAGAGCGACGGATTTGGGCCGAGTCCTGTTCTCGCAAGATCAAGATTTCTTGAGTATCGCCGCGGAATGGCAGGCGGCGGGACGCTGGTTTCTCGGTATCGTCTTCGCGCCCCAGCGAGGCGTCAGCCTCGGGGGATTGGCGGCGGATTTGGAATTGCTCCTGACCTGTTGCGACCCTCAGGAATTGGCGAACCGCGTTACCTACCTGCCGCTGAAGTGA
- a CDS encoding DUF433 domain-containing protein: protein MSTIVKYPHLSIDADGTARIDGTRYKVIHLAGEHYHYGWSAEEILRQHPDLRPEQVYAALTYFYDHHESMVGAMSEAADVARREAAKQPISRADLMKRRMNREP from the coding sequence ATGAGCACGATCGTCAAGTACCCTCATCTGAGCATCGACGCGGATGGAACGGCGCGGATTGATGGCACGCGATACAAGGTGATCCACCTGGCCGGCGAGCATTATCATTACGGCTGGTCTGCGGAGGAGATCCTGCGTCAGCACCCCGATCTCCGGCCTGAGCAGGTCTACGCCGCGTTGACCTACTTCTACGACCACCACGAATCGATGGTCGGGGCCATGAGCGAGGCGGCGGACGTCGCGCGGCGCGAGGCGGCGAAGCAACCGATCTCCCGCGCCGACCTGATGAAGCGCCGGATGAATCGGGAGCCCTGA
- a CDS encoding 3-keto-disaccharide hydrolase: protein MSIHGILACAAIVLAYPADKDREPVAAEPGFSYLYHHGDPLAQGWKMVGPGAIKEESEGVLLTSGGMGMLWFADSKFKDYTLRVDYKLTKPGDNSGVFVRFPEAPADPWDAVKTGYEIQICEGADPEHRTGAVYSFKAAEKTPKANPAGEWNSYEIAVKGQDYTISLNGEVINHYKGSRGADGYIGLQNHDDGSIVRFRNVRIKTE from the coding sequence ATGTCGATTCATGGAATTCTCGCCTGCGCCGCGATCGTCCTCGCCTACCCCGCCGACAAGGACCGTGAGCCGGTCGCGGCGGAGCCCGGTTTCTCGTACCTGTACCACCACGGCGATCCGCTGGCCCAGGGCTGGAAGATGGTCGGCCCCGGCGCGATCAAGGAGGAGTCGGAAGGGGTGCTCCTGACCTCGGGCGGCATGGGAATGCTCTGGTTCGCCGACTCCAAGTTCAAGGACTACACGCTCCGGGTCGACTACAAGCTAACCAAGCCGGGCGACAACTCGGGCGTCTTCGTCCGCTTCCCCGAAGCGCCCGCCGACCCGTGGGACGCGGTGAAGACCGGCTACGAGATCCAGATCTGCGAAGGCGCCGACCCCGAACATCGCACCGGCGCGGTCTACAGCTTCAAGGCCGCCGAGAAGACCCCGAAGGCCAACCCGGCCGGCGAGTGGAATTCCTACGAAATCGCCGTCAAAGGCCAGGACTACACGATTTCGCTCAACGGCGAGGTGATCAACCACTACAAGGGCTCGCGCGGCGCCGACGGCTATATCGGCCTCCAGAACCACGACGACGGCTCGATCGTCCGGTTCCGGAACGTCCGGATCAAGACGGAATAA
- a CDS encoding DUF1559 domain-containing protein: MRYVRTVPTSRAFTVPTSRAFTLIELLVVIAVIAVLIALLLPAVQSAREAARRMQCSNNLKQIGLAMHSYHATHDVFPPGYITGTESPNPNSPETGPGWGWGAMLLNNLEQSTAYNAANFSLPITVAASMTVRTVSLSVFLCPSSTTDAGPVLLKDATGSTLVTDLSPGQYVASAGQLEVEEFPASNNGLLYRNSRNGLRDVTDGSSTTLMAGERSRNVADATWVGVIPYSRVCTNPKWPIRSCETANVMVLGHTGPSPDQKWVDVPNYKGAGADDFWSLHPGGCNFLFCDASVRFIKESVNPRIFSFLSTRAGGEVVSADQF; encoded by the coding sequence ATGCGATATGTCCGCACCGTCCCGACTTCGCGCGCGTTCACCGTCCCGACTTCGCGCGCGTTCACCCTGATCGAGCTGCTGGTGGTGATCGCCGTCATCGCCGTGCTGATCGCCCTGCTGCTGCCGGCGGTGCAGTCGGCCCGCGAGGCCGCCCGCCGGATGCAGTGCTCGAACAACCTGAAGCAGATCGGGCTGGCGATGCACAGCTACCACGCAACGCATGACGTGTTCCCGCCCGGCTACATCACCGGGACGGAGAGTCCGAATCCGAACAGCCCGGAGACCGGTCCCGGCTGGGGCTGGGGCGCGATGCTCCTCAACAATCTGGAGCAATCCACCGCCTACAACGCGGCGAATTTCAGCCTGCCGATCACCGTCGCGGCGTCGATGACCGTGCGGACGGTGAGCCTGTCCGTGTTCCTCTGCCCGAGTTCCACCACCGACGCCGGGCCGGTGCTCCTGAAGGATGCGACGGGCTCCACGCTCGTCACCGATCTGTCGCCCGGGCAATACGTCGCCTCGGCCGGGCAGCTCGAAGTCGAGGAGTTTCCGGCCAGCAACAACGGCCTCCTCTATCGCAACAGCCGCAACGGCCTTCGCGACGTCACCGACGGGTCGAGCACGACGCTGATGGCCGGCGAGCGGTCGCGCAACGTCGCGGACGCGACCTGGGTGGGGGTGATTCCCTATTCCCGGGTCTGCACCAACCCGAAATGGCCGATCCGGTCGTGCGAGACGGCCAACGTCATGGTGCTCGGGCATACCGGCCCGTCGCCAGACCAGAAGTGGGTGGACGTGCCGAATTACAAAGGGGCCGGGGCGGATGATTTCTGGAGCCTGCATCCGGGCGGCTGCAACTTCCTCTTTTGCGACGCCTCGGTCCGGTTCATCAAGGAATCGGTGAATCCACGGATCTTCAGCTTCCTGTCCACGCGGGCGGGCGGCGAAGTGGTTTCGGCCGATCAATTCTGA
- a CDS encoding alpha/beta hydrolase, with the protein MYRITLAVVLLAGFVAVGPASADEPLVVDLWPGKAPGDVGIKGEETSRIHPSPLVGPTKLITNVTRPTLTIYRPPADKNTGTAMVICPGGGYWDLYWELEGEEVAAWLNAQGITGVILKYRCPRRPGDVKGEPPLGPRLDAQRAVRLVRSRAREWGVDPNRIGVVGFSAGGHLALATAAGFATRLYEPIDAVDQVSSRPDFAVACYSGYLKVTDKDEIRPDLKIPTDMPPVFLAHTSDDNVGYGGSVSENSVIMYLALKRAGVPTELHVYATGDHDFGVRQNDKLPSSWTGLCVRWLRSRDLLAPVPAR; encoded by the coding sequence GTGTACCGTATCACTCTCGCCGTCGTGTTGCTCGCCGGATTCGTCGCGGTCGGTCCAGCGTCCGCGGACGAGCCGCTGGTCGTCGACCTCTGGCCGGGGAAGGCGCCGGGCGACGTCGGGATCAAGGGGGAGGAAACCAGCCGGATTCATCCATCGCCTCTGGTGGGGCCGACGAAGCTGATCACCAACGTCACCAGGCCGACCCTCACGATTTACCGGCCCCCCGCCGACAAAAACACCGGCACGGCGATGGTGATCTGTCCGGGAGGCGGCTACTGGGATCTTTACTGGGAGCTTGAAGGCGAGGAGGTGGCGGCGTGGCTGAACGCCCAGGGGATCACCGGCGTCATCCTCAAGTACCGTTGCCCACGCCGCCCCGGCGACGTCAAGGGGGAGCCTCCGCTGGGCCCGCGGCTCGACGCCCAGCGGGCCGTCCGGCTGGTCCGGAGTCGCGCCCGCGAGTGGGGCGTCGACCCGAACCGGATCGGCGTCGTCGGCTTCTCGGCCGGCGGCCATCTCGCCCTGGCGACCGCCGCCGGCTTCGCCACCCGGCTGTACGAGCCGATCGACGCCGTCGATCAGGTCAGCAGCCGGCCCGATTTCGCCGTCGCGTGCTATTCGGGCTACCTGAAGGTCACCGACAAGGACGAGATCCGGCCGGACCTCAAGATTCCGACGGACATGCCGCCGGTGTTTCTCGCCCACACCTCCGACGACAACGTGGGCTACGGCGGCTCGGTCTCGGAAAACAGCGTGATCATGTACCTGGCATTGAAGCGCGCCGGCGTGCCGACCGAACTTCACGTCTATGCGACCGGCGACCACGATTTCGGCGTCCGCCAGAACGACAAGCTGCCGTCGAGCTGGACGGGGCTCTGCGTCCGCTGGCTGCGCAGCCGGGACCTGCTCGCGCCGGTCCCGGCCAGGTGA
- a CDS encoding sulfate ABC transporter ATP-binding protein: MGIEVRNLSKKYGSFQAVNDVSFEVAGGQLVALLGPSGSGKSTILRTIAGLESADSGSVMLTGEDATQLPVQQRGVGFVFQHYALFRHMTVRDNIGFGLKIRKVPRAEIKSRVDELLDLIQLAGYAGRYPSQLSGGQRQRVALARALAPRPKVLLLDEPFGALDAKVRDELRTWLRKLHDEVHVTSLFVTHDQREAFEVSDQIVVLAEGRVQQIGPPQVLYERPSNPFVAKFLGTVNILPLRLLKPGKGGVGLAALLEVPPSEQAEAYVRPHDLDVHSERNGKPYWTARVDRITPLGGILRLDLQIDADHPLQIELPCDQSVEVGFARGDEVYVTPRHLNIYDRTHGAFQPVDVNRALNEAWQAGAGI; encoded by the coding sequence GTGGGCATCGAGGTGCGGAATCTTTCCAAGAAGTACGGCTCGTTCCAGGCCGTGAACGACGTCTCGTTCGAGGTGGCCGGCGGTCAGCTCGTCGCGCTCTTGGGCCCGTCGGGATCGGGCAAGAGCACCATCCTGCGGACGATCGCCGGGCTGGAATCGGCCGACTCGGGGAGCGTGATGCTCACCGGCGAGGACGCGACGCAGCTTCCGGTGCAGCAGCGCGGGGTCGGGTTCGTGTTCCAGCACTACGCGTTGTTCCGCCATATGACGGTGCGCGACAACATCGGCTTCGGCCTGAAGATCCGCAAGGTGCCCCGGGCCGAGATCAAGTCGCGGGTCGACGAGCTGCTCGACCTGATCCAGCTCGCGGGCTACGCCGGGCGGTACCCGTCGCAGCTTTCCGGCGGCCAGCGCCAGCGCGTGGCGCTCGCCCGGGCGCTCGCGCCGCGGCCCAAGGTGCTGCTGCTCGACGAGCCCTTCGGCGCGCTCGACGCCAAGGTTCGCGACGAGCTGCGGACGTGGCTGCGGAAGCTTCATGACGAGGTCCACGTCACCAGCCTGTTCGTCACGCACGACCAGCGCGAGGCGTTCGAGGTGTCCGACCAGATCGTCGTCCTGGCCGAGGGCCGCGTGCAGCAGATCGGCCCGCCGCAGGTGCTCTACGAGCGGCCGTCGAACCCGTTCGTCGCCAAGTTCCTGGGGACCGTCAACATCCTGCCGCTCCGCCTGCTGAAGCCCGGCAAGGGGGGCGTGGGGCTCGCGGCCTTGCTGGAAGTTCCGCCCAGCGAGCAGGCCGAAGCCTACGTCCGCCCCCACGATCTCGACGTTCACTCCGAGCGCAACGGCAAGCCCTACTGGACCGCCCGCGTCGACCGGATCACCCCGCTCGGCGGCATCTTGAGGCTCGACCTCCAGATCGACGCGGACCACCCGCTCCAGATCGAGCTTCCCTGCGACCAGTCGGTCGAGGTCGGCTTCGCCCGCGGCGACGAGGTCTACGTCACCCCCCGCCATCTCAACATCTACGACCGCACCCACGGCGCCTTCCAGCCCGTCGACGTCAACCGCGCCCTCAACGAAGCCTGGCAAGCCGGCGCGGGGATCTGA
- a CDS encoding sulfate ABC transporter permease produces MATDVEWTATPSAANLPHPARDRDAGSPWGRRLLIAAVLIWFAMLILIPGLALVRKALDGGLRPMIDALSQPEVHRAFAMSLGITAIATIINTIFGVALALVLVRQKFWGRALVDGMVDMPFAISPIVAGLMLVVLYGPDSLAGRWLEGHGVKVIYALPGMILATMFVTVPFVVRELVPVLRELGEEYEQAAHTLGAGRWRTFWSVTLPSIRWGVAYGVTLTVARSLGEFGAVLVVSGNVIGRTQTATLYISEGIESFHPQGAYAASLVLAAVSFFLLVGMELFRVFLEKGREDES; encoded by the coding sequence ATGGCAACTGACGTCGAATGGACGGCGACCCCGTCGGCCGCGAATCTTCCCCATCCCGCGCGCGACCGCGACGCGGGGTCGCCCTGGGGCCGCCGGCTCCTGATCGCGGCCGTCCTGATCTGGTTCGCGATGTTGATCCTGATCCCCGGCCTGGCGCTGGTGAGGAAGGCCCTGGACGGTGGGCTGCGCCCGATGATCGACGCGCTCTCCCAGCCCGAGGTGCACCGGGCGTTCGCGATGTCTCTGGGGATCACGGCGATCGCCACGATCATCAACACGATTTTCGGCGTCGCCCTGGCGCTGGTCTTGGTCCGCCAGAAGTTCTGGGGCCGGGCGCTGGTCGACGGCATGGTCGACATGCCGTTCGCGATCTCGCCGATCGTCGCCGGGCTGATGCTGGTCGTGCTCTACGGTCCCGACAGCCTGGCGGGCCGCTGGCTCGAAGGCCACGGAGTGAAGGTGATCTACGCGCTGCCGGGGATGATCCTGGCGACCATGTTCGTCACGGTGCCGTTCGTGGTCCGCGAGCTGGTTCCGGTCTTGCGCGAACTGGGCGAGGAGTATGAGCAGGCGGCGCACACGCTGGGGGCGGGCCGCTGGCGGACGTTCTGGAGCGTGACGCTGCCGTCGATCCGCTGGGGCGTCGCCTACGGCGTCACGCTGACCGTGGCGCGGTCGCTGGGCGAGTTCGGCGCGGTCCTGGTCGTCTCGGGCAACGTCATCGGCCGCACCCAGACGGCCACGCTCTACATCTCGGAAGGAATCGAGAGCTTCCACCCGCAGGGGGCCTACGCCGCCAGCCTGGTCCTCGCCGCGGTCTCGTTTTTCTTGCTCGTGGGGATGGAACTTTTTCGCGTATTCCTCGAAAAAGGTAGGGAGGACGAATCGTGA
- the cysT gene encoding sulfate ABC transporter permease subunit CysT codes for MAIGARTLQRHRPSQGLTLRATSLFYLGVMVVLPMLAMTIQAVQPGPRAFWEAISEPYAWHALKLTFVTALIMVAVNVVTGTATAWVLVRYQFPGRSLVNALIDLPFAVPTVVTGVMLVAFYGPSSVVGAVIGKAGWKIIYDQPGIILALLFVTYPFVIRSVQPVLIELDRAEEEAAATLGARPWTTFVRVTLPTLWPSILTGAGLSFSRALGEFGSVVMVAGNQPLLTKTAPIYVFGEIESGNRSGALAVSAVLLASSLLILVGLNALQRRGGVHDGN; via the coding sequence ATGGCGATCGGTGCGAGAACTCTCCAACGACACCGGCCGTCGCAGGGCCTGACCCTCCGCGCGACGAGCCTGTTCTACCTCGGCGTGATGGTCGTCCTGCCGATGCTGGCGATGACCATCCAGGCCGTGCAGCCGGGGCCTCGGGCGTTCTGGGAGGCGATCTCCGAGCCCTACGCCTGGCACGCGCTGAAGCTTACGTTCGTCACCGCGCTCATCATGGTGGCGGTGAACGTGGTGACCGGCACGGCCACGGCCTGGGTGCTCGTCCGCTACCAATTCCCGGGGCGGAGCCTGGTCAACGCCTTGATCGACCTGCCGTTCGCCGTGCCCACGGTCGTCACCGGCGTGATGCTCGTGGCGTTTTACGGGCCGTCGAGCGTGGTCGGCGCGGTCATCGGCAAGGCCGGCTGGAAGATCATTTACGACCAGCCGGGGATCATCCTGGCCCTCTTGTTCGTGACCTATCCGTTCGTGATCCGCAGCGTCCAGCCGGTCTTGATCGAGCTGGACCGGGCCGAGGAGGAGGCCGCCGCCACACTCGGCGCGCGGCCGTGGACGACCTTCGTCCGCGTCACGTTGCCGACGCTCTGGCCGTCGATCCTCACCGGCGCGGGGCTGTCGTTCAGCCGGGCGCTCGGCGAGTTCGGCAGCGTGGTCATGGTCGCCGGCAACCAGCCGCTCTTGACCAAGACGGCCCCGATCTACGTCTTCGGCGAGATCGAGAGCGGCAACCGCTCCGGCGCGCTGGCCGTCTCGGCGGTGCTTCTGGCTTCCTCGCTCTTGATCCTCGTCGGTCTCAACGCGCTTCAGCGTCGGGGAGGCGTCCACGATGGCAACTGA
- a CDS encoding sulfate ABC transporter substrate-binding protein, whose protein sequence is MSRAWPFRFSLFLSLPVSLAITGCQSSTAPNTDGLKIGAYSVVREVLHDGVLPAFKAKWKAKTGRDVAFEESYNASGAQARSISSGFDADVAVLSHSGDMELLVKAGKVKPDWNAGEYKGILTNSLVVIGHREGNPKSIHDWSDLAKSGVGVLYPDPKTSGGARWNINAIYGAALLEARDKNKEAPNLAPVREIMAAIQANVVNMDQSGRQSMANFSERKTGDAVVTYENELLLRAKEGDAIPYVVPPATLLIESPVAVVDESTAKHGNKELVAAFIEFLYSTEGQTIFAEYGFRPVNKEAAAAISARPAPARLFTTADLGGWAKLEEELYSTKGLWTTIAAERAQNRGK, encoded by the coding sequence ATGAGCCGCGCCTGGCCGTTCCGCTTCTCTTTGTTTCTGTCGCTCCCGGTCTCGCTTGCGATCACCGGCTGTCAGTCCTCGACCGCGCCGAACACCGACGGGCTGAAGATCGGCGCGTACTCGGTGGTCCGCGAGGTCCTCCACGACGGCGTCCTGCCGGCGTTCAAGGCGAAGTGGAAGGCCAAGACGGGCCGCGACGTCGCGTTCGAGGAGTCGTACAACGCCTCGGGCGCCCAGGCGCGGTCGATCTCCTCGGGCTTCGACGCCGACGTCGCGGTCCTCTCGCACTCGGGCGACATGGAGCTGCTGGTCAAGGCCGGCAAGGTCAAGCCCGACTGGAACGCCGGAGAATATAAGGGAATCCTCACCAACAGCCTGGTCGTGATCGGGCATCGCGAGGGCAACCCCAAGTCGATCCACGACTGGAGCGACCTGGCCAAGTCGGGCGTCGGCGTCCTCTACCCCGACCCCAAGACCTCCGGCGGCGCTCGGTGGAACATCAACGCCATCTACGGCGCGGCGCTGCTCGAAGCCCGCGACAAGAACAAGGAGGCTCCAAACCTCGCCCCGGTCCGCGAGATCATGGCCGCCATCCAGGCCAACGTCGTGAACATGGACCAGTCGGGCCGTCAGAGCATGGCCAACTTCTCCGAGCGGAAGACGGGCGACGCGGTGGTCACCTACGAGAACGAGCTGCTCCTGCGGGCCAAGGAAGGGGACGCGATCCCCTACGTCGTGCCCCCCGCGACCCTCTTGATCGAGAGCCCCGTGGCGGTCGTCGACGAGTCGACGGCCAAGCACGGCAACAAGGAGCTGGTGGCGGCGTTCATCGAATTCTTGTACTCGACCGAGGGGCAGACGATCTTCGCCGAGTATGGCTTCCGGCCGGTGAACAAGGAGGCCGCCGCAGCGATCTCCGCGCGTCCCGCGCCGGCCCGGCTGTTCACGACGGCCGACCTCGGCGGCTGGGCGAAGCTCGAAGAGGAGCTGTACTCGACCAAGGGCCTGTGGACGACGATCGCGGCCGAACGCGCCCAGAATCGGGGGAAATGA
- a CDS encoding DUF1559 domain-containing protein — protein MIRLRRRPAGFTLIELLVVIAIIAVLIALLLPAVQSAREAARRVQCVNNIKQLGIAVHNFHDVNGQMPSSVRPAGLTTLPRIAGLLTMLNYMEQAQIYNAVNIGITWGDPANTTAVQTRIATLICPSSPADPSRLDGIPEVEPYSPTWAPNVAAITDYSPIVGIDSRLSAFGVFPVGTTPPLTLIVKNVKTTLATATDGLSNTIVFVESAGRPFVYRKGGKQFGAVPDHRLNSGGWSRPASDVTLNGSTADGSYFPGPVVINAANGEDVYGQPFPHPYYGTEGTGGIFAFHPGGANVLLGDGSVRFVKESVALQTFAALVTRSGGEVISADQY, from the coding sequence ATGATTCGTTTGCGTCGCCGTCCGGCGGGTTTCACGCTGATCGAGTTGTTGGTTGTGATCGCGATCATCGCGGTATTGATCGCCCTGTTGCTGCCGGCGGTGCAGTCGGCCCGCGAGGCGGCCCGCCGCGTCCAGTGCGTCAACAACATCAAGCAGCTCGGCATCGCGGTCCATAATTTCCACGACGTCAACGGCCAGATGCCCAGCAGCGTCCGTCCCGCCGGCCTGACGACCCTGCCCCGTATCGCCGGGCTTCTGACCATGCTCAACTACATGGAGCAGGCGCAGATCTATAACGCGGTGAACATCGGCATCACCTGGGGCGACCCGGCCAACACCACGGCCGTCCAGACGCGGATCGCCACGCTCATCTGCCCGTCGAGCCCGGCCGACCCGAGCCGGCTCGACGGCATCCCCGAGGTTGAGCCTTACTCGCCGACGTGGGCCCCGAACGTCGCGGCGATCACCGATTACTCGCCGATCGTCGGCATTGATTCGCGGCTGAGCGCCTTCGGCGTGTTTCCGGTGGGGACCACCCCGCCGCTGACGTTGATCGTCAAGAACGTGAAGACGACGCTGGCCACCGCCACCGACGGCCTCTCGAACACGATCGTCTTCGTCGAGTCGGCCGGCCGGCCGTTCGTCTACCGCAAGGGGGGCAAGCAGTTCGGGGCCGTCCCCGACCATCGGCTGAACTCGGGCGGCTGGAGCCGGCCCGCCAGCGACGTCACCCTCAACGGTTCGACGGCCGACGGCTCGTACTTCCCCGGCCCCGTGGTGATCAACGCGGCCAACGGCGAAGACGTCTACGGCCAGCCGTTCCCGCACCCGTACTACGGCACCGAGGGGACCGGCGGCATCTTCGCCTTCCATCCCGGCGGGGCGAACGTCCTCCTCGGCGACGGCTCGGTCCGGTTCGTCAAGGAGAGCGTGGCTCTGCAGACCTTCGCCGCCCTGGTGACCCGCTCCGGCGGCGAGGTGATCTCCGCCGACCAGTACTGA